A region of Pempheris klunzingeri isolate RE-2024b chromosome 15, fPemKlu1.hap1, whole genome shotgun sequence DNA encodes the following proteins:
- the ppp1r7 gene encoding protein phosphatase 1 regulatory subunit 7 produces the protein MASRSVGELQEMEVDRRGESEESGDDETRRRSINGDVDPNQPTTTSKEESPVDMDTITLDPEEEDVDLVHCRIGKIEGLEVLQKAKTLSLRQNLIKKIENLDSLSSLRELDLYDNQIRKLENLHHLTELEQLDVSFNILRKVEGLEKLTRMKKLFLLHNKISCISNLEHFMNLDMLELGSNRIRVIDNLDTLASLQSLFLGTNKITKLQNLDGLHNLTVLSIQSNRITKIEGLQNLVSLRELYLSHNGIEVIEGLENNKKLTTLDIAANRIKKIENISHLTDLQEFWMNDNQIDNWSDLDELKNAKSLETVYLERNPLQKDPQYRRKIMLALPSVRQIDATFIRF, from the exons ATGGCTTCCCGGTCTGTTGGAGAGCTTCAGGAGATGGAAG TGGATCGAAGGGGTGAGTCTGAGGAGTCTGGTGATGAtgagaccaggaggaggagtATCAATGGCGATGTGGACCCTAATCAGCCCACCACCACAA GTAAAGAAGAGTCCCCTGTTGACATGGACACCATAACCTTGGACCCAGAAGAAGAG GATGTTGATCTTGTTCATTGTCGTATTGGAAAGATTGAGGGATTGGAGGTGCTACAGAAGGCTAAA ACACTCTCCTTACGTCAGAATCTCATTAAAAAGATAGAAAACCTCGACAGTTTGAGCTCACTGCGGGAACTAGATCTCTATGACAATCAGATCCGCAAACTGGAAAACCTGCATCACCTCACAGAGTTGGA GCAGCTCGACGTGTCCTTCAATATCCTGAGGAAGGTGGAGGGTTTGGAGAAGTTGACTCGGATGAAGAAACTTTTTCTGCTTCACAACAAAATTAGTTGCATTTCCAACCTGGAGCACTTCATGAACCTGGACATGCTGGAGCTGGGCTCCAATCGCATCCGG GTCATAGACAACCTGGACACACTTGCATCTTTGCAAAGTTTGTTTCTTGGCACCAATAAAATAACTAAGCTTCAGAATCTGGACGGTTTACACAACCTGACGGTTTTAAGCATTCAG AGTAACCGGATTACTAAAATTGAGGGTTTACAGAACCTTGTCAGCCTGAGAGAGCTCTATCTGAGCCACAATGGCATTGAGGTCATTGAGGGCCTGGAAAACAAT AAAAAGCTTACAACCCTGGACATTGCAGCCAATCGAATAAAGAAAATTGAAAACATCAGCCATTTGACAGACCTGCAGGAGTTCTGG ATGAACGATAATCAGATAGACAACTGGTCAGATCTTGATGAGTTGAAGAATGCCAAGTCTCTGGAGACGGTCTATCTTGAAAGAAACCCTCTACAGAAGGACCCACAGTACCGGCGAAAGATCATGCTGGCGCTGCCCAGTGTACGCCAGATCGACGCTACCTTCATCCGCTTCTAA
- the ubxn7 gene encoding UBX domain-containing protein 7, whose protein sequence is MRHIYVVVCGGKMAALGDTSAPGANGLIQQFTAITGATESVGKHMLEACNNNLEMAVTMFLDGGGIAEEPSTSSSSAASSSRAPPSDEVRAPIPQKQDILVEPEPLFGVPKRRRPARSIFDGFRDFQTETIRQEQELRNGATVDKKLSTLADLFRPPIELMHKGSFETAKDCGQLENKWLMINIQNVQDFACQCLNRDVWSNDAVKTIIREHFIFWQVYHDSEEGQRYIQFYKLNKFPYISILDPRTGQKMVEWNQLDVASFLEQATGFLAEHGQLDGPSCHAPPAKRARSESLIDASEDSQLEAAIRASLQETHYESSNVPEAPDSPRSEDESDAEPFSDSEGPISVDGSDSEMPLTHEDKSSTSKHTPMPPASVAQQRLHPDSSTSSHRKSPYKENNHSHKKEESKKNHLEPSAAGSRHPQPEADSGGNHCTPAAESAGPSKTRTPHTCEEDCPDDNGPKARLMLRYPDGQREQISLSSKAKLLALVRHVQSKGYPNERFELVTNFPRRKLAHLDYDITLQEAGLCPQETVFVQERN, encoded by the exons ATGCGCCacatttatgttgttgtttgtggCGGTAAGATGGCGGCGCTCGGAGACACCTCAGCTCCGGGGGCGAACGGGTTAATACAACAATTCACAGCAATAACAG GGGCCACAGAGAGTGTGGGAAAGCATATGTTGGAAGCATGCAACAACAACCTGGAGATGGCAGTGACCATGTTTCTGGATGGAGGCGGGATAGCAGAGGAGCCCAGCACAAGCTCCAGTTCAGCAGCTTCAAGCAGCAGAGCTCCTCCTTCAGA TGAAGTACGAGCACCCATTCCCCAGAAGCAAGACATATTGGTGGAACCAGAACCATTGTTTGGAG TGCCAAAGCGAAGAAGACCTGCTCGATCAATATTCGATGGTTTCCGAGACTTCCAAACAGAAACGA tTCGCCAGGAACAAGAGCTGCGTAACGGTGCAACAGTGGATAAGAAACTGAGCACCCTGGCAGACCTTTTCCGTCCCCCCATTGAGCTCATGCACAAAGGCAGCTTTGAGACG GCAAAAGACTGTGGACAACTGGAGAACAAGTGGCTAATGATCAACATTCAAAACGTTCAGGACTTTGCCTGCCAATGCCTGAACAGGGATGTTTGGAGTAACGATGCAGTGAAAACCATCATTAGAGAGCACTTCATTTTCTGGCAG GTATATCATGATAGTGAAGAGGGACAAAGATACATTCAGTTCTATAAGCTGAACAAGTTTCCCTATATTTCCATTCTCGATCCCCGCACAG GTCAAAAAATGGTGGAGTGGAACCAGCTGGATGTGGCATCGTTCCTGGAGCAGGCGACCGGCTTCCTGGCAGAGCACGGGCAGCTCGATGGGCCATCCTGCCACGCACCCCCTGCCAAAAGAGCTCGCTCT GAGAGTCTGATTGATGCCAGTGAAGACAGTCAGCTGGAGGCCGCCATCCGAGCCTCCCTCCAGGAGACCCACTACGAGTCCTCAAACGTCCCCGAAGCCCCTGATTCTCCCCGATCAGAAGATGAATCAGATGCAGAACCTTTCTCTGACAGCGAGGGTCCCATCTCGGTCGATGGCTCAGACAGCGAAATGCCACTAACCCATGAAGACAAAAGTTCTACTAGCAAACACACCCCGATGCCTCCGGCCTCCGTGGCCCAGCAACGCCTACACCCCGATAGTTCCACTTCTTCCCACAGAAAGTCTccatacaaagaaaacaaccacAGTCACAAGAAAGAGGAGAGCAAAAAGAACCACCTGGAGCCCTCGGCTGCTGGTTCTCGTCATCCTCAGCCTGAAGCAGATTCTGGAGGGAACCACTGTACCCCAGCAGCGGAGAGTGCTGGACCTTCCAAGACCCGCACCCCCCACACCTGTGAAGAGGACTGTCCTGATGATAATG gtcCCAAAGCCAGGTTGATGCTCCGTTACccagatggacagagagagcaaaTTTCCTTGTCTTCTAAAGCTAAACTTTTG GCACTGGTAAGACACGTCCAGTCCAAGGGTTACCCTAATGAACGCTTCGAACTCGTCACCAACTTTCCCAGAAGGAAGCTCGCCCACTTGGACTATGACATCACGCTGCAAGAGGCGGGCCTTTGTCCACAGGAGACTGTATTTGTGCAGGAGAGGAACTAG